A genomic window from Silene latifolia isolate original U9 population chromosome 11, ASM4854445v1, whole genome shotgun sequence includes:
- the LOC141614736 gene encoding uncharacterized protein LOC141614736, which produces MKKFNHETYLLWKNHHQEEVAFVDEVAARGTNIEGGCGSIWPPRSYECSFCKREFKSAQALGGHMNVHRRDRALLKQSMLAKKSFASHISTTNKSSKYSQSSHNYHGSAKKVDQHVRDGNFRGERDDGYLSYKRSKKNGEYVALLPSFLGETIKRSKARNDGLQVPGILAFKASNSIDDLDLELRLGNSPQNV; this is translated from the exons ATGAAGAAATTCAACCATGAAACATACCTCTTATGGAAAAATCATCATCAAGAAGAAGTGGCTTTTGTCGACGAGGTCGCGGCTCGTGGGACTAACATAGAAGGTGGTTGTGGGTCTATATGGCCTCCTAGGTCATATGAATGTAGTTTTTGTAAGAGGGAGTTTAAATCAGCTCAAGCTCTTGGTGGTCATATGAATGTTCATAGAAGGGATAGGGCTTTGCTCAAACAA TCAATGCTTGCTAAGAAAAGTTTTGCATCACATATTTCTACTACTAATAAATCTTCAAAGTATTCTCAAAGCTCTCATAATTATCATGGTAGTGCTAAGAAAGTTGATCAACATGTAAGAGATGGGAATTTTCGCGGCGAAAGGGATGATGGGTACTTGAGTTATAAGAGGTCTAAGAAAAATGGTGAATATGTTGCATTATTGCCATCATTTCTTGGTGAGACGATCAAACGTTCTAAAGCTAGAAATGACGGTTTGCAAGTACCGGGGATTTTGGCTTTCAAAGCTAGTAATTCCATAGATGATTTGGATCTTGAGTTAAGGCTTGGTAATTCACCTCAAAATGTTTAG